In Thiospirochaeta perfilievii, a single window of DNA contains:
- a CDS encoding acyl-CoA carboxylase subunit beta, producing the protein MSTVADKLKELKQREEIIKKMGGEDRVKKQHDKNKLTARERLDILFDEGTFREIDMFVKHRSTNFNFQDVDIPADGVITGHGLIEGRPVFAYSQDFTARGGSLGEQHAAKIVKVQDLAMKCGVPIIGLNDSGGARVEEGIDSLKGYGDIFFRNSRASGVIPQISCIMGPCAGGAVYSPAMTDFIFMVKKTSYMFITGPSVIESVTGEKTTFEELGGAVVHNAKSGNAHFACESDQDALESIRELISFLPNNNMEEPETIHSSDDPHRDCPDLNTVIPDDARAPYDMKNIIEEVLDDGYFYEVQELFAENAIVGYGRLDGRVVGIVANQPMFLAGCLDIDASDKMTRFIRTCDAYNIPLISFVDVPGFLPGVNQEHNGIIRHGAKMLWAYSEATVPKLTVVTRKNYGGSYIAMSSKHLGADMMFAWPSSEIAVMGAKGAVGIIASYRKAISAADENDKQAVIDEKIAEYETAFNTPYIAAERGYIDAIIEPSETRKRLVDALNILKTKREALPPKKHGNIPL; encoded by the coding sequence ATGTCTACAGTAGCTGACAAGCTTAAAGAGTTAAAACAGCGAGAAGAAATAATAAAGAAAATGGGTGGAGAAGATCGTGTTAAGAAACAACATGATAAAAATAAGCTTACAGCTAGAGAGAGACTTGATATTCTGTTTGATGAAGGTACGTTTAGAGAGATTGATATGTTTGTTAAACATCGTTCTACAAACTTTAATTTTCAAGATGTTGATATACCGGCAGACGGTGTTATTACAGGGCATGGTTTAATTGAAGGAAGGCCTGTTTTTGCATACTCTCAAGATTTTACCGCTAGAGGTGGATCTTTAGGGGAGCAACACGCTGCAAAAATCGTAAAAGTGCAAGACCTAGCAATGAAGTGTGGAGTTCCTATAATCGGATTAAATGACTCTGGAGGAGCAAGGGTAGAAGAAGGTATAGACTCTTTAAAGGGTTATGGGGATATCTTCTTTAGAAATTCAAGGGCCTCAGGTGTTATTCCTCAAATATCATGTATTATGGGACCTTGTGCTGGAGGGGCTGTATACTCTCCTGCTATGACTGATTTTATATTTATGGTTAAAAAAACTAGTTATATGTTTATTACAGGTCCAAGTGTTATTGAGTCTGTTACAGGTGAGAAAACTACATTTGAAGAGCTAGGTGGTGCAGTTGTTCATAATGCAAAGTCAGGTAATGCTCATTTTGCGTGTGAGAGTGATCAAGATGCATTAGAGAGTATAAGAGAGTTGATCTCATTTTTACCTAATAATAATATGGAAGAGCCAGAAACAATTCACTCTAGTGATGATCCACATAGAGATTGTCCTGATTTAAATACAGTTATTCCAGATGATGCTAGAGCTCCCTATGATATGAAAAATATTATTGAAGAGGTTTTAGATGATGGTTATTTTTATGAAGTGCAAGAGCTTTTTGCTGAAAATGCAATAGTAGGATATGGGCGTTTAGATGGTAGAGTTGTTGGTATTGTTGCAAATCAGCCAATGTTTTTAGCTGGTTGTTTAGATATTGACGCATCGGATAAAATGACTAGGTTTATTAGAACTTGTGATGCCTATAATATTCCTTTAATCTCATTTGTAGATGTACCAGGGTTTCTTCCTGGGGTTAATCAAGAGCATAATGGTATAATTCGTCATGGTGCTAAAATGTTATGGGCATACTCTGAAGCTACAGTTCCTAAGTTGACAGTTGTTACTAGAAAAAATTATGGTGGTTCTTACATTGCAATGAGTTCTAAACATTTAGGTGCAGATATGATGTTTGCATGGCCAAGTTCTGAAATAGCTGTAATGGGTGCAAAGGGTGCCGTTGGTATTATTGCATCATATAGAAAAGCTATTTCAGCAGCTGATGAGAATGATAAGCAAGCTGTTATTGATGAAAAAATTGCTGAGTATGAAACAGCATTTAATACACCATATATTGCTGCAGAACGTGGATATATAGATGCTATTATAGAGCCATCAGAGACAAGAAAAAGATTAGTAGACGCTTTAAATATTTTAAAGACTAAACGTGAAGCGCTACCTCCTAAGAAACATGGGAATATTCCTCTATAG
- a CDS encoding beta-ketoacyl-ACP synthase III, with the protein MGVKILSVGAWTPSKVLTNDDLTKMVDTSDEWIRTMTGICERRIADEDTATSDIAYNAAKIALERAKINADELDMIIVATATPDYIGFPATACIVQDRIGATKAGAFDLVAGCSGLSYAIEVARGLINNGRMKNIMIIGAEKLSSIVNWNDRSTCCLFGDGAGSLILSKGSDADGDIIDSIVRADGSGECALKINAGGSRNPIKDTLPDITERTLYMDGQAVYNFAVKVNTEMVKELLERHNLTADDIAWIVPHQANYRIIKAASKRLKLDESKFYMNLKDYGNTSAASIGIALNEMHEKGLLKRGDYIITMGFGAGLTYAANLIKY; encoded by the coding sequence ATGGGTGTAAAAATATTATCAGTAGGTGCATGGACCCCTAGCAAAGTTTTAACCAACGATGATCTTACAAAAATGGTTGATACTTCTGATGAGTGGATAAGAACAATGACTGGTATTTGTGAAAGACGAATAGCTGATGAAGATACAGCAACTTCTGACATTGCATATAATGCAGCAAAAATTGCTTTAGAAAGAGCAAAAATAAATGCCGATGAACTTGATATGATAATTGTAGCTACTGCTACCCCAGACTATATAGGTTTCCCAGCAACGGCTTGTATTGTACAAGACAGAATAGGCGCTACAAAAGCAGGGGCCTTTGATTTAGTTGCTGGTTGCTCAGGGTTATCCTACGCTATTGAGGTAGCTCGAGGCTTAATAAATAATGGTAGAATGAAAAATATTATGATAATTGGAGCGGAGAAACTCTCAAGCATTGTAAACTGGAATGATAGAAGTACTTGTTGTCTATTTGGTGACGGGGCAGGCTCACTAATATTATCAAAGGGTAGTGATGCTGATGGAGATATTATTGACTCAATTGTTAGAGCTGATGGTAGTGGAGAGTGCGCCTTAAAAATTAATGCGGGAGGTTCTAGAAACCCAATAAAAGATACTCTTCCAGATATTACAGAAAGAACTCTATATATGGACGGTCAAGCTGTTTACAACTTTGCAGTTAAAGTTAATACAGAGATGGTTAAAGAGCTTTTAGAGAGACATAACTTAACTGCAGATGATATTGCATGGATTGTACCTCACCAAGCAAACTATAGAATAATTAAAGCTGCGTCAAAGCGATTAAAACTTGATGAGTCTAAATTTTATATGAACTTAAAAGATTATGGAAATACATCTGCAGCAAGTATAGGTATAGCTCTAAACGAGATGCATGAAAAAGGACTGCTAAAACGAG